Proteins encoded within one genomic window of Glycine soja cultivar W05 chromosome 1, ASM419377v2, whole genome shotgun sequence:
- the LOC114367806 gene encoding heat shock 70 kDa protein 8, with protein sequence MVEPAYTVTSDSETTGEEKSSTFPEIAIGIDIGTSQCSVAVWNGSQVELLKNTRNQKIMKSYVTFKDNIPSGGVSSQLSHEDEMLSGATIFNMKRLIGRVDTDPVVHACKNLPFLVQTLDIGVRPFIAALVNNMWRSTTPEEVLAIFLVELRAMAEAQLKRRIRNVVLTVPVSFSRFQLTRIERACAMAGLHVLRLMPEPTAVALLYGQQQQQTSHENMGSGTEKIALIFSMGAGYCDVAVTATAGGVSQIKALAGSTIGGEDLLQNMMHHLLPNSENLFKNHGVKEIKQMGLLRVATQDAIRQLSSQTIVQVDVDLGDGLKICKAVNREEFEEVNRKVFEKCESLIIQCLQDAKVEVEEVNDVIIVGGCSYIPRVKNLVTNVCKGKELYKGMNPLEAAVCGAAVEGAIASGVNDPFGNLDLLTIQATPLAIGIRADGNKFVPVIPRDTTMPARKELVFTTTHDNQTEALILVYEGEGEKAEENHLLGYFKIMGIPAAPKGVPEINVCMDIDAANVLRVLAGVVMPGSRQPAIPVMEVRMPTVDDGHGWCAEALNRTYGATLDLVTLQKKA encoded by the coding sequence ATGGTGGAACCTGCATATACTGTGACATCTGACAGTGAAACCACTGGTGAAGAAAAATCGTCTACTTTTCCTGAAATAGCAATTGGCATTGATATTGGCACATCACAATGTAGTGTTGCTGTGTGGAATGGCTCCCAAGTGGAGCTTTTGAAGAACACAAGGAATCAAAAGATTATGAAATCATATGTAACCTTCAAAGATAACATCCCTTCTGGTGGAGTTAGCAGTCAACTCTCCCATGAGGACGAGATGTTGTCTGGAGCCACGATTTTCAACATGAAACGCTTGATTGGAAGAGTTGACACTGACCCTGTTGTCCATGCATGTAAGAATCTCCCATTTCTAGTGCAGACTTTGGACATTGGCGTTCGGCCATTTATTGCCGCATTAGTGAACAATATGTGGAGATCCACGACTCCAGAAGAAGTCCTGGCAATATTTCTGGTGGAATTAAGAGCAATGGCTGAAGCTCAGCTGAAACGAAGAATAAGAAATGTGGTTCTTACCGTCCCAGTTTCATTCAGTCGATTTCAGCTAACCCGGATAGAACGTGCTTGTGCCATGGCTGGCCTTCATGTTCTTAGGTTGATGCCTGAACCAACAGCTGTGGCTTTGTTATATGGACAGCAACAACAGCAGACTTCTCATGAGAATATGGGCAGTGGAACTGAGAAAATTGCTCTCATTTTCAGTATGGGTGCTGGTTATTGTGATGTTGCTGTCACTGCTACAGCGGGTGGAGTATCACAGATTAAAGCCTTGGCAGGAAGTACCATTGGTGGTGAAGACTTGCTTCAGAATATGATGCATCATCTGCTACCAAATTCTGAAAATCTATTTAAGAACCATGGGGTCAAAGAAATTAAACAGATGGGCCTGCTTCGAGTTGCAACCCAGGATGCAATTCGCCAGCTTTCCTCTCAGACCATCGTTCAGGTTGATGTAGACCTGGGAGATGGTTTGAAGATATGCAAGGCTGTTAACCGGGAGGAGTTTGAGGAGGTAAACAGAAAGGTGTTTGAGAAATGTGAAAGCCTTATCATACAGTGTTTGCAAGATGCCAAGGTAGAAGTTGAAGAAGTAAATGATGTGATAATTGTAGGCGGATGTTCTTACATCCCGAGGGTGAAAAATCTTGTTACTAACGTATGTAAAGGCAAGGAACTTTATAAAGGCATGAATCCTTTAGAAGCTGCTGTTTGCGGTGCAGCAGTGGAAGGAGCTATTGCTTCAGGCGTCAATGATCCCTTTGGGAACTTGGACTTGTTAACTATCCAAGCTACACCTCTTGCCATTGGGATTCGAGCTGATGGGAACAAGTTTGTCCCTGTAATTCCGAGGGATACTACAATGCCAGCACGGAAGGAGCTAGTTTTCACAACTACTCATGACAATCAAACTGAGGCGTTGATCCTTGTCTATGAAGGAGAGGGTGAAAAGGCAGAAGAAAACCACCTATTGGGATATTTCAAGATAATGGGAATACCTGCTGCTCCTAAAGGAGTTCCAGAAATCAATGTGTGCATGGACATAGACGCTGCAAACGTGCTAAGAGTTTTAGCTGGTGTTGTGATGCCTGGTTCTCGCCAACCTGCGATTCCTGTTATGGAGGTAAGGATGCCAACGGTGGATGATGGGCATGGTTGGTGCGCCGAGGCTCTAAATAGAACCTATGGTGCCACACTGGATTTAGTTACTCTCCAGAAGAAGGCATGA
- the LOC114367819 gene encoding vacuole membrane protein KMS1-like — translation MRAIMGSGNIRPSSSGCSHLSISELREKHHWELENLTLTSQPFKTLKFFTLAVIQYIKKTSLYLLAKGGWVMLFSVAVGTLGIVLMTLGCLHEKHLEELLEYFRFGLWWVPLGVASSIGLGSGLHTFVLYLGPHIALFTLKAVQCGRVDLKSAPYDTTQLSRSASWLDKNCSEFGPPLFQSVYDSQVPLSSILPQVQLEAILWGIGTAIGELPPYFISRAARLSGSRVDAMEELDSEDKRVLSRIKCWFLSHSQHLNFFTILVLASVPNPLFDLAGIMCGQFGIPFWKFFLATLIGKAIIKTHIQTIFIISVCNNQLLHWIENEFIWVLSHIPGFASVLPRVTSSLRAMKDKYLKKDSHPVSPNKQGEKWDFSFTLVWNTVVWLMLMNFFVKIVNATAQRYLKKQQETQLSALTEKSTPTDSDAQ, via the exons ATGAGAGCAATAATGGGCTCTGGAAATATACGACCTTCTTCTTCCGGCTGCTCTCACTTGTCTATCTCCG AGCTCCGCGAGAAGCACCATTGGGAGCTAGAAAATCTGACACTAACCTCACAACCtttcaaaacattgaaattCTTCACATTAGCTGTTATTCAATACATCAAGAAAACATCATTATATCTATTGGCAAAAGGTGGATGGGTTATGCTTTTCAGTGTTGCGGTTGGGACTCTCGGCATAGTGCTGATGACCCTTGGTTGCCTCCATGAGAAG CATCTTGAGGAGCTTCTTGAATATTTTCGCTTTGGGCTGTGGTGGGTTCCCCTTGGGGTTGCTTCTTCAATTGGTCTTG GATCTGGTTTGCACACATTTGTCCTATATTTGGGTCCCCACATAGCACTGTTTACATTAAAAGCCGTGCAATGTGGCCGAGTTGATTTGAAAAGTGCTCCATATGATACGACACAATTAAGTAGAAGTGCTTCTTGGCTTGATAAAAACTGTTCTGAGTTTGGGCCACCATTATTCCAGTCAGTATATGATTCACAGGTTCCGCTTAGCAGCATTTTGCCTCAAGTTCAGCTGGAGGCTATTCTATGGGGTATTGGAACAGCTATAGGGGAGCTTCCTCCTTACTTTATCTCCAGGGCAG cACGCTTGTCCGGGAGCAGAGTAGATGCCATGGAAGAACTGGATAGCGAAGATAAACGAGTCTTGAGTCGAATCAAGTGCTGGTTTCTATCACACTCGCAACATCTGAATTTCTTTACTATTCTAGTGCTTGCTTCG GTTCCAAATCCTCTATTTGACCTTGCTGGCATTATGTGTGGACAATTTGGCATtccattttggaaatttttTCTTGCAACCTTGATTGGAAAGGCAATCATTAAAACTCACATACAG ACGATATTCATCATCTCAGTTTGCAACAATCAACTTCTTCATTGGATTGAGAATGAATTTATTTGGGTTCTCAGCCACATACCTGGTTTTGCATCTGTCTTGCCTAGAGTGACTTCTAGTCTCCGTGCAATGAAAGATAAGTATCTGAAAAAAGATTCCCATCCAGTTTCCCCAAATAAGCAG GGGGAAAAGtgggatttttctttcactttagtCTGGAACACTGTTGTGTGGCTCATGCTTATGAACTTCTTTGTCAAGATAGTGAATGCAACTGCCCAGAGGTATCTGAAGAAACAGCAGGAGACACAGCTTTCTGCATTAACGGAAAAGTCTACCCCAACAGACTCAGACGCACAATGA
- the LOC114367828 gene encoding sugar transport protein 13-like, translated as MAGGGFTSGGGAGDFEAKITPIVIISCIMAATGGLMFGYDVGVSGGVTSMPPFLKKFFPTVYRKTVEEKGLDSNYCKYDNQGLQLFTSSLYLAGLTSTFFASYTTRRLGRRLTMLIAGVFFICGVVLNAAAQDLAMLIVGRILLGCGVGFANQAVPVFLSEIAPSRIRGALNILFQLNVTIGILFANLVNYGTNKIKGGWGWRLSLGLAGIPAVLLTLGALFVVDTPNSLIERGRLEEGKTVLKKIRGTDNIELEFQELLEASRVAKEVKHPFRNLLKRRNRPQLVISVALQIFQQFTGINAIMFYAPVLFNTLGFKNDASLYSAVITGAVNVLSTVVSIYSVDKVGRRILLLEAGVQMFLSQVVIAIILGIKVTDHSDDLSKGIAILVVVMVCTFVSSFAWSWGPLGWLIPSETFPLETRSAGQSVTVCVNLLFTFVIAQAFLSMLCHFKFGIFLFFSGWVLVMSVFVLFLLPETKNVPIEEMTERVWKQHWFWKRFIDDAADEKVAHVSNGNGFDPTSRL; from the exons ATGGCCGGCGGAGGTTTCACCAGCGGCGGCGGCGCCGGAGATTTCGAGGCCAAAATCACTCCCATCGTCATCATTTCATGTATCATGGCTGCCACCGGAGGTCTCATGTTCGGCTACGACGTCGGCGTTTCAG GTGGTGTGACGTCTATGCCCCCgttcttgaagaagttttttcCGACGGTATACAGAAAGACAGTGGAAGAGAAAGGACTGGACAGTAATTACTGCAAATACGACAACCAAGGATTACAGCTTTTCACGTCGTCTCTGTATCTGGCTGGTTTGACTTCGACGTTCTTTGCTTCGTACACGACTCGTAGGTTGGGAAGAAGGCTGACCATGTTGATTGCTGGGGTATTCTTCATCTGTGGAGTTGTCCTTAATGCTGCTGCTCAAGACCTTGCCATGCTCATCGTTGGCAGAATCTTACTTGGCTGTGGTGTTGGCTTTGCTAATCAG GCCGTGCCAGTGTTCCTCTCTGAGATAGCACCTTCAAGAATACGAGGAGCATTGAATATATTGTTCCAGCTCAATGTCACAATTGGCATTCTATTTGCTAACCTTGTCAACTATggcaccaacaa AATCAAAGGTGGGTGGGGTTGGAGGCTATCTCTTGGGTTGGCTGGTATCCCAGCAGTTCTGCTAACTTTGGGAGCCTTGTTCGTGGTGGACACCCCCAACAGTTTGATTGAACGTGGCCGCTTGGAAGAAGGAAAAACAGTGCTTAAAAAGATTCGTGGCACTGACAACATTGAACTTGAGTTCCAGGAATTGCTTGAGGCCAGTCGTGTGGCTAAAGAGGTCAAGCATCCATTCAGGAATCTTCTCAAGCGCAGGAACCGACCCCAACTTGTCATTTCCGTTGCCCTACAG ATATTCCAGCAATTCACAGGCATCAACGCAATCATGTTTTATGCCCCGGTGCTGTTCAACACGTTAGGATTCAAGAACGATGCATCCCTGTATTCTGCTGTGATAACTGGGGCTGTGAACGTGCTCTCCACTGTTGTATCGATCTACTCAGTGGACAAAGTGGGACGTCGCATTCTGTTGCTGGAAGCTGGTGTGCAGATGTTCTTGTCTCAAGTGGTGATTGCAATCATACTGGGAATAAAGGTGACGGACCATTCTGATGACCTTTCAAAAGGCATTGCAATTCTGGTGGTTGTGATGGTCTGCACTTTCGTGTCTTCCTTTGCATGGTCTTGGGGTCCTCTTGGGTGGCTTATCCCCAGTGAGACTTTCCCATTGGAGACTCGTTCCGCTGGTCAGAGTGTCACCGTTTGTGTTAACCTGCTCTTCACCTTCGTCATTGCACAAGCCTTCCTCTCTATGCTCTGCCACTTCAAGTTTGGCatcttcttgttcttctctgGCTGGGTCCTCGTCATGTCTGTCTTCGTGCTTTTCCTGTTGCCCGAGACTAAGAATGTCCCCATCGAAGAGATGACCGAGAGAGTGTGGAAGCAGCATTGGTTCTGGAAGAGGTTTATCGATGATGCCGCGGATGAGAAAGTAGCCCATGTCTCTAATGGTAATGGATTTGATCCAACCTCCAGGTTGTAA
- the LOC114367835 gene encoding mavicyanin-like gives MAFIEKAVFFLMMMMTAFQVSHAAVHKVGDSAGWTIIGNIDYKKWAATKNFQVGDTIIFEYNAKFHNVMRVTHAMYKSCNASSPLTTMSTGNDTIKITNYGHHFFLCGIPGHCQAGQKVDINVVKVSAAAAPSPTSAMASPVPPANVPAPSPNNAAPFIVVKGAGIALMTLLALALSSYA, from the exons ATGGCATTCATAGAGAAAGCTGTGTTTttcttgatgatgatgatgacagctttccaagTTTCACATGCAGCTGTGCACAAGGTTGGGGACTCTGCTGGTTGGACCATCATTGGTAATATAGATTACAAGAAGTGGGCTGCTACTAAGAACTTCCAAGTTGGTGACACTATCA TTTTTGAATATAATGCGAAGTTCCACAACGTGATGCGAGTGACGCATGCTATGTACAAGTCATGCAATGCATCATCCCCTTTGACGACCATGAGCACAGGCAATGACACCATAAAGATAACCAACTATGGTCACCACTTCTTCTTGTGTGGCATCCCTGGTCACTGCCAAGCAGGACAGAAGGTTGATATTAACGTGGTGAAGGTATCTGCTGCAGCTGCACCGTCACCAACATCAGCAATGGCCTCTCCAGTTCCACCTGCCAATGTACCTGCACCTTCTCCTAACAATGCAGCCCCATTCATTGTTGTAAAGGGAGCTGGTATTGCTTTAATGACACTGCTTGCACTTGCTCTTTCTAGCTATGCTTGA